A portion of the Geoalkalibacter ferrihydriticus DSM 17813 genome contains these proteins:
- a CDS encoding DoxX family protein → MLLGKIFNTIESRGLIFLRLGLGAVFIAHGAQKLFGWFGGAGFEATIAYFDQTLAIPMPLTVLAMVTEFFGGIGVALGLLTRVAALGLAIVMVVAVAKVHLQHGFFLNWACSEGIGHGYEFNLALFAMSLTLLISGAGNFSADKWLSEL, encoded by the coding sequence ATGCTGCTGGGAAAAATCTTCAACACCATCGAATCAAGAGGGCTGATTTTTTTGCGTCTTGGCCTGGGGGCCGTGTTCATTGCCCATGGAGCCCAGAAACTTTTCGGCTGGTTTGGCGGCGCCGGCTTTGAAGCCACCATCGCCTATTTCGATCAAACCCTGGCGATTCCCATGCCCCTTACCGTTCTTGCCATGGTGACCGAATTTTTCGGCGGAATCGGCGTGGCGCTCGGGCTATTGACCCGCGTCGCCGCGCTGGGCCTGGCTATTGTCATGGTCGTCGCGGTTGCCAAGGTCCACCTTCAGCACGGCTTTTTCCTCAATTGGGCGTGCAGCGAAGGAATCGGGCACGGTTATGAGTTCAACTTGGCCCTGTTCGCAATGAGCCTGACCCTGCTGATCTCCGGAGCCGGAAATTTTTCGGCAGACAAGTGGCTCAGCGAACTCTGA